The following coding sequences are from one Nicotiana tomentosiformis chromosome 3, ASM39032v3, whole genome shotgun sequence window:
- the LOC104097025 gene encoding cysteine proteinase inhibitor 6, with the protein MRVFGNTTLLFALILSLSFLFSAFGLSEQGKTEGFCGEEEGKGNNLIEMTTLGGIRDSHASSQNSDEIHNLAKFAVDEHNKKENAMIELARVVKAREQVVAGTLHHLTLEVIDAGKKKLYEAKVWVKPWLNFKELQEFSHVEDVPTLTSSDLGVKQEEEGSGLKSVPVHDPVVQEAAEHAIKTIQQRSNSLLPYELQEIVHANAEVIEEDNMKLHMLIKTSRGGKQEKFKVQVHHNKEGAFQLNHMEPDHS; encoded by the exons ATGAGAGTATTTGGTAACACCACACTGCTATTTGCTTTAATTCTGTCATTAAGTTTTCTGTTCTCTGCGTTTGGGTTAAGCGAACAAGGGAAAACCGAAGGATTCTGCGGGGAAGAGGAAGGGAAAGGAAATAATCTGATTGAGATGACTACTCTTGGTGGGATTCGTGATTCTCATGCTTCGTCCCAGAACAGCGACGAGATCCATAACCTTGCAAAATTTGCCGTCGACGAGCACAACAAGAAGGAG AATGCGATGATTGAGTTGGCCAGAGTTGTGAAGGCGCGAGAGCAAGTTGTTGCTGGTACACTGCACCATCTGACTCTTGAGGTCATAGATGCTGGAAAAAAGAAACTCTATGAGGCTAAGGTTTGGGTCAAACCATGGTTGAATTTCAAGGAACTTCAAGAGTTCAGTCATGTTGAAGATGTTCCTACCTTAACTTCTTCAGATCTAGGTGTTAAGCAAG AAGAGGAAGGCTCTGGATTGAAATCAGTGCCTGTGCATGACCCGGTGGTTCAAGAAGCTGCAGAGCATGCAATTAAGACCATCCAGCAGAGATCCAACTCACTACTTCCATATGAACTCCAAGAGATTGTTCATGCAAATGCTGAG GTCATTGAGGAGGACAATATGAAGCTTCATATGCTCATCAAAACTAGCAGGGGAGGGAAGCaagaaaagttcaaagttcaagtGCACCACAATAAAGAAGGTGCCTTCCAACTGAATCATATGGAGCCTGACCACTCCTAA